Part of the Porites lutea chromosome 14, jaPorLute2.1, whole genome shotgun sequence genome, tgttagtttgaaaaactacttaattctgtatgcaaaatAAAATCAGGGTGATAAAATAAGGACTATTGTCTTTTCAATAAATAGGGGACCAAAATGAGCAATTTTTGTCTTAGACAAGAGATCGGCAACTAATTCCTTCTTGCAATATCACTGCTCAATCAATTAATCACCATGAGAATTATATGAAATggtaaaaacgataaaaaaccTTCCTTataaatattaaacaaattctAGTTGTGAAAAATCTGCATGTTGATTATCACGTAGCCCAGCATCGTGACTGGTGTTGGGTGTCAggggcgttgcgtgacgacaaaATATGCCTCACGTGCAGCCAAAAACTCAGAAAAAGGATAAAACTAAACCAACAGCCATTACGTTGATACCTAGTCTTGATTATTAAAGTAATAGAtaatgttacaagttttaaaaacttttttcggtTGTGATCGGCCAGATTTCCGCTTCGCCAGTTTCATCCAGAAAAGCAAATAACAATACATGCGGCTGCAAAAACGACGATAAGAGAAAGCAAGATAATAATAGTTCTTTGAACTTCCCAATTTACTTGCCGGCCAATCGCTGTTTCTTTCATGCTTGTGGCAATTTCTCCCTTGACATTTTCATGGGGGAAAGCGGATGTTGGAACCTCGCAGCCCAAGAAATCACACAGCGGTTTCCATCCTTGTTTTACAATGTACACCAGTAGCTTCTCGGCTGGTACAATGGACTTTACGCGGTCATTGTGCATACGATATCGCTTCTTGAAAACGCAAGTCGGCTTGGGCTTTAGGAAAGAACCAAACAAAGCATGATAACAGGGCGACGCAACATCGTAAAACTTTCTACTAGTTTTCGACAGCAAGAGATGTGTGCGCGATATTAACTGATTGTTCTTCTCGAACATTTCCAGCTGGTTTACAAAACTTTTTACCCAGGAATCCTCTTCTCTTTCGCTCAAAATCACTTTACAGTCGGGAAAAGCTTCTAATATTTCCTCCCAGAAGAAATTTGCGGGTATATCCAAGGCGGCATCAGCGTTA contains:
- the LOC140924588 gene encoding uncharacterized protein, giving the protein MKVICVGLQKTGTKSICKALRYLGFTVFDWEEQIFDFLDHWVDVFQNGAQPDVKRVYHNADAALDIPANFFWEEILEAFPDCKVILSEREEDSWVKSFVNQLEMFEKNNQLISRTHLLLSKTSRKFYDVASPCYHALFGSFLKPKPTCVFKKRYRMHNDRVKSIVPAEKLLVYIVKQGWKPLCDFLGCEVPTSAFPHENVKGEIATSMKETAIGRQVNWEVQRTIIILLSLIVVFAAACIVICFSG